The Plasmodium yoelii strain 17X genome assembly, chromosome: 8 genome includes a region encoding these proteins:
- a CDS encoding DNA-directed RNA polymerases I, II, and III subunit RPABC5, putative, whose product MIIPVRCFTCGKLIGNLWSLYEKKLDEGISKCDALDELNLSRYCCRRMMLTHADMMDKLLCYNIYERKL is encoded by the coding sequence atgataataccAGTTCGCTGCTTTACTTGTGGAAAATTAATTGGGAATCTTTGGAgcttatatgaaaaaaaattagatgAAGGAATATCGAAATGTGACGCTTTAGACGAATTAAATTTATCAAGATATTGTTGTAGAAGAATGATGTTAACTCATGCAGATATGATggataaattattatgttataatatttatgagAGAAAGTTATAA
- a CDS encoding cytoskeleton associated protein, putative — protein sequence MENIFNNPKNLNIGSRIFSCNFRASEKTSSENDENIDSKKKKMVNGNGVNNSNINEDNTDDENADKNLKMYLFNENIKVKIGTIRFIGQLKNHPNKYQTYYGVEWDNEYDGKNAGCFDNEFYFFPLHFLKKNNPNIYYKYNKDKHLIHRNVDDLKMYVKSFLCENANHAIKPCSFMSLNNIHVGITFIQALNFRYNYFPDLDLSIEDYQTKKVKKVIFSGEEKVCNYFKNFENLNNITLNKCLIYTTGFINNLYFHNLESLSLSNNLFCQWIDIFKIIQIAKKLSYLNLSQNIFTKLTLESLLLSSLYDDTKITKIETIQGDNNNNNNDTNPMANAKNINLDHNNSDLIYFNNIKELCLDNTLIDWDDVLILSFVFPNLETLSLKNNYIRNIKINNLSIKKNSIIYKYITNDKYVSIFYPDLVNSKKNCSGDYSTGFNSVSNTNTHYNEVKLNEINRSSDDVGPNLNDYIEKSMKTVCCENINKTNDTTKNNSYDINFSNENTSNSSSDEEGECEHIKIDLLKNLRKIVLNDNYLYSYEELFYFIYKIKHIESIYLNNNKFNDNSNLINIAYNMCIQKEKQNPQDISVNNGNTQSIGHSTFDVINKNFSHIKEFLFDNNEINNYETFRDLFYVLYNIEILKLQNYKFMEKKKSLRYILISIMPNLKVLNYSCINKNERINSERFFISLYQRDPIAKIFNEPVLNRKHSDRLEKMHYKATEDQGTIEKSKSMQGNVINIQIIPEFINSQKFNIIKKKVNKNMSIKDLKYLCSRLYSIPITKIKMFYTDENNPLCVEITDTNSSLYTYGIEDNSKIKIQTED from the exons atggaaaacatatttaacaatccaaaaaatttaaacattGGATCAAGAATTTTTAGCTGTAATTTTAGAGCTTCAGAAAAAACAAGTAgcgaaaatgatgaaaacatagatagtaaaaaaaaaaaaatggtcaATGGAAATGGAGTAAACaattcaaatataaatgaagacAACACTGATGATGAAAATGCcgataaaaatttaaaaatgtatttatttaatgaaaatataaaagtaaaaattgGTACAATTAGATTTATTGGGCAGTTAAAAAATCATCCTAATAAATATCAAACATATTATGGTGTTGAATGGGATAATGAATATGATGGGAAAAATGCAGGATGTTTTgataatgaattttatttttttcctttgcattttcttaaaaaaaataatccaaatatatattataagtatAATAAGGATAAACATTTAATACATAGAAATGTAGatgatttaaaaatgtatgtaAAAAGTTTTTTATGCGAAAATGCTAACCATGCAATAAAACCATGTTCTTTTATGTCTCTTAATAATATACACGTTGGAATAACATTTATACAAGCTTTAAATTTtagatataattattttccaGATTTAGATTTATCTATAGAAGACTACCAAacaaaaaaagtaaaaaaagttatattttCAGGGGAAGAAAAAGtttgtaattattttaaaaattttgaaaatttaaataatattacattaaataaatgtttaatATACACAACAggttttataaataatttatattttcataatttggAAAGTTTGTCTTTATCTAATAATCTTTTTTGTCAATGGatagatatatttaaaataattcaaattgcaaaaaaattatcttaTCTTAATTTGTCACAAAacatatttacaaaattgACATTAGAAAGCTTACTATTGTCTAGTTTATATGATGATACAAAAATCACGAAAATTGAGACTATTCAgggtgataataataataataataatgataccAATCCCATGGCTAATGCAAAAAACATAAACTTAGATCACAATAATTCTGATCtcatttattttaacaaCATAAAAGAACTTTGTCTTGATAATACACTAATAGATTGGGATgatgttttaattttatcatttgtTTTTCCAAATTTGGAAACTCTcagtttaaaaaataattatataagaaacattaaaattaataatttaagtattaaaaaaaattcaataatatataaatatattaccaATGATAAATATGTTAGTATATTTTATCCAGATTTAGTaaactcaaaaaaaaattgttcaGGTGATTATTCTACAGGCTTCAATAGTGTGTCTAATACTAATACACATTATAATGAAGTAAAATTGAATGAGATTAATAGGTCTAGTGATGATGTTGGCCCCAATTTAAATGATTATATCGAAAAATCAATGAAAACTGTGTGCTGCGAAAATATCAATAAAACTAACGATACTACAAAAAACAATTCAtatgatataaattttagCAATGAAAATACCAGTAATAGTAGTAGCGATGAAGAAGGGGAATGTGAGCATATTAAAattgatttattaaaaaactTACGAAAAATTGTTCTaaatgataattatttatatagttatgaagaattattttatttcatatataaaataaagcaCATCGaatctatatatttaaataataataaatttaacgACAATAGTAATTTAATAAACATAGCTTATAATATGTGCATACAAAAGGAAAAACAAAATCCCCAAGATATAAGTGtaaataatggaaatacCCAAAGCATAGGCCATTCGACATTCgatgttataaataaaaattttagtCATATCAAAGAATTTTTGtttgataataatgaaataaataattatgaaacaTTCAGagatttattttatgtattatataacatagaaatattaaaattacaaaattataaatttatggaaaaaaaaaaaagcttaagatatatattaatatctaTTATGCCTAATTTAaaagttttaaattatagctgcataaataaaaatgaaaggATAAATTCAGAgcgtttttttatatctttgtACCAAAGGGATCCAATTGcaaaaatttttaatgaaCCAGTTTTAAATAGAAAGCATAGCGATAGACTAGAAAAAATGCATTACAAGGCAACAGAAG ATCAAGGAACCATCGAAAAATCCAAATCCATGCAAGGAAACGTAAttaatatacaaattattcccgaatttataaattctcaaaaatttaatattataaaaaaaaaagttaacaAAAATATGAGCATAAAGGACTTGAAATATTTGTGTTCAAGGCTATACTCAATTCCGATtaccaaaataaaaatgttttacaCAGATGAG aaTAACCCATTGTGTGTAGAAATCACCGATACAAATTCCAGTTTGTATACATACGGAATTGAAGataattcaaaaataaaaatacaaaccGAGGATTAA
- a CDS encoding RAP protein, putative codes for MFFFVNTYLLVTYLIYAIAIILLFTQHGNANIVPKVFCKNDYKRYIYSIINKPNYQLNVKQIPTKSLNLASRSQKRRRSTSYYYIGDNNEGVGTFVRAFNKNHQFVKPNNVSGFIDYSLFREKGKEDLWRKQLKKTHSIFIKKTNKHIVDKNIDDMINENDGINEEIDESDDSEISENNLSASPHDNHFNMNGGGTIKPQESNYDLINDYILLKKNSKSIKELIKEGVWVCPKENIKMIRKRTDKKINWNYILKKNNELLKNNVDKIYDDIYDKQNVDDIFFAFDTYPFSYLNVTMSVFSLYKIAKNYLNEKRQKIDNMNGTKYNFYNLETKNSDTNDNINNYGKQSMNNFLAMDTPHNDIDDDASILKIKNERKRLYSITRNRNFMRIIGSINKHLKIIYKIFSTNNKLSTYEKNKNIYAYIPYINIKDIIIILKSFSILKYDHTNIYKYIYFYIIFFIDKFDIYSLCEAVHMCIVKNVYIKPLFQNFSKYLLQYFEKNSQHEIHPNQLATQTYPLQEKEAVISSHIQMSNSNVDHIDNTTNDSNNNEKKQIVKDSTSSNEIETMNSIIRNEEDEVRSLYDEINVEDVYKNMLDVLKKKGKKKEDKKLNKDYKNCSDMFEVFNGKNFTYSIYHSGNYSNLNSPINDTSTNEKTKKSEDLKMFSPQDKRSDKMNILQSGNFDESVSNPVKDEISVNQNTVNDNSNDCNSRSINFYVYCLYTLSKFPYTNIKLLKIITSKLSKIVEQLTIDELIISFYSLANLELDSFKLLNYLYVLIFKKLPSLNYRNTGLILKLIKALYTINNLVNVKEDVNINFNQIPEEISQMKSGVITSKNNTSINMHSVKFLMIYFVSKIILKNINNFSPIELVDVVRYLSSMDYIDKELFNFVYNLSFFKNINTETLNYYKNNIYFNQSYYAYTKDNSINTPIEIMICKLYQSYLAYRGLYTTDANNSENNTTQNITLRNDKLIKDLFEKNDQINLFVFNKDVLELFKNTYLNNMKVSSYSTSSLHYEIADIIKKDFKIPCHVEYQTGNGLLIDIAILYEDLKKVKKNIPFFKNIAIEINGPFHYKTKSLTSDFPLLNTKTILKRKLLNNEGWHVISFPFWEVKPWFTKTRKENYILKMLPEDLKSFFNEIKSS; via the exons atgttttttttcgttaatacatatttattggtaacttatttaatatatgccatagctattatacttttatttaCACAACATGGCAATGCAAATATTGTGCCTAAAGTATTCTGCAAAAATGATTACAagagatatatttattcgaTAATAAATAAGCCAAACTATCAATTAAATGTAAAACAAATACCAACTAAAAGTTTAAATTTGGCAAGTAGAAGCCAAAAAAGGAGGCGGAGTACTTCCTATTACTATATTGGGGATAACAATGAAGGAGTAGGCACTTTTGTTCGtgcatttaataaaaatcacCAGTTTGTAAAACCGAATAATGTATCAGGTTTTATCGATTATTCTCTGTTTAGAGAAAAGGGAAAGGAGGACTTATGGAGGAAACAACTAAAAAAAACACattctatatttataaaaaaaacaaataaacatatagttgataaaaatattgatgATATGATTAACGAAAACGACGGCATAAATGAAGAAATTGACGAGAGTGATGATAGCGAGATATCTGAAAACAATTTGAGCGCGTCACCTCATGATAACCATTTCAACATGAATGGTGGGGGTACGATAAAGCCACAAGAAAGCAATTAtgatttaataaatgattatatattgctaaaaaaaaatagtaaaagtataaaagaattaataaaagaagGGGTGTGGGTGTGTCCTAAAGAGAATATTAAAATGATCAGGAAACGAactgataaaaaaattaattggaattatattttaaaaaaaaataacgaattattaaaaaataatgttgaTAAGATTTATGatgatatatatgataaacaaaatgttgatgatatattttttgcttttGATACGTATCCTTTTAGTTATTTAAATGTTACCATGAGTGTATTTTCTTTGTATAAAATTGCGAAAAATTATCTGAAtgaaaaaagacaaaaaattgataatatGAATGGGacaaaatacaatttttataatttggaaacaaaaaatagtgatacaaatgataacataaataattatggaAAACAGTCAATGAACAATTTCCTAGCCATGGATACTCCACATAATGACATTGATGATGATGCaagtattttaaaaataaaaaatgaaagaaaaagATTATATAGTATCACAAGAAACAGAAATTTTATGAGAATTATTGGATCTATTaataaacatttaaaaataatttataaaatattttcaactaataataaattatcaacttatgaaaaaaataaaaatatatatgcatatataccatatataaatattaaggatataattataattctaaaatcattttctatattaaaatatgatcatacaaatatatataaatatatttatttttatattattttttttattgataaGTTTGATATCTACAGTTTATGTGAGGCTGTGCATATGTGTATTGTCAAGAATGTCTACATTAAGCCACTTTTCcaaaatttttcaaaatatttactGCAATACTTTGAAAAGAATAGTCAACATGAGATCCACCCAAATCAGCTAGCTACACAAACATATCCTCTTCAAGAAAAGGAAGCTGTTATATCATCACATATACAAATGAGCAATAGTAATGTCGATCATATAGATAATACGACAAATGATTCCAATAATAACGAAAAGAAACAAATAGTAAAAGATAGTACATCATCGAATGAAATCGAAACAATGAATTCTATAATACGaaatgaagaagatgaaGTTCGATCATTATATGATGAAATTAACGTAGAAgatgtttataaaaatatgcttgatgttttaaaaaagaaggggaaaaaaaaagaggataaaaaattaaataaagattataaaaattgctCCGATATGTTCGAAGTTTTTAATGGAAAAAATTTTACTTATTCTATTTACCATTCTGGGAATTATTCAAATTTAAATAGCCCCATTAATGATACGTCAACaaatgaaaaaacaaaaaaatctgAAGACCTAAAAATGTTCAGTCCTCAAGATAAAAGAAGtgataaaatgaatatattacaAAGTGGAAATTTTGATGAAAGTGTTTCGAATCCAGTAAAAGACGAAATATCAGTAAATCAAAACACTGTTAATGATAATAGCAATGATTGCAACTCTCGCTCTATAAACTTTTATGTCTATTGCTTATATACATTGTCCAAGTTTCCCTATACAAATATCaaacttttaaaaattattacttCTAAATTGTCAAAAATTGTTGAACAATTAACTATAGACGAGttaattatatcattttataGTTTAGCAAATTTAGAATTAGATTCTTTTAAATTACTGAATTATTTgtatgtattaatatttaaaaaattaccaTCCTTAAATTATAGAAATACTGGTCTTAtactaaaattaataaaagccTTATATACGATTAACAATTTAGTTAATGTAAAAGAAGAcgtaaatataaattttaatcaAATACCTGAAGAAATTTCGCAAATGAAAAGTGGTGTAATCActagtaaaaataatactagTATCAATATGCACTCAGTGAAATTTCTCATGATTTATTTCGTTTCAAAAATtattcttaaaaatataaataatttttcaccAATCGAATTAGTAGATGTTGTTCGATATTTATCATCAATGGACTATATCGACAAAGaactttttaattttgtttataatttatctttttttaaaaatataaacacagagacattaaattattacaaaaataacatatatttcaATCAATCATATTATGCCTATACAAAAGATAACAGCATAAATACACCTATCGAAATTATGATTTGCAAATTGTATCAATCTTATCTTGCATATCGCGGATTATACACTACTGATGCTAATAATAGTGAAAATAATACTACTCAAAATATAACACTTAGAAATGATAAACTTATTAAAGATCTtttcgaaaaaaatgatcaaATAAATCTGTTTGTGTTTAACAAAGATGTTTTAGAACTATTTAAAAACAcgtatttaaataatatgaaagtATCATCATACAGTACATCCTCTTTACATTATGAAATAGCcgatattataaaaaaggaTTTTAAAATACCATGTCATGTTGAATATCAAACTGGAAATGGATTGCTCATAGATATTGCTATACTATATGAAGACCttaaaaaagtgaaaaaaaatattcctttttttaaaaacatagCTATTGAAATAAATGGTCCTTTCCACTACAAAACAAAATCATTAACTTCGGATTTTCCATTACTTAATACGAAGACCATTTTAAAAAGAAA ATTACTAAATAATGAAGGATGGCATGTTATTTCTTTTCCCTTTTGGGAAGTTAAACCATG gTTTACCAAAACACGAAAAGAAAATTACATTTTAAAGATGCTTCCTGAGGATTTGAAGTCATTCtttaatgaaattaaaagttcataa
- a CDS encoding erythrocyte membrane protein: protein MDNNREVKKKSFLKNWNINYLSNNFNKFIKSNSNNKNENNSAIKTGISSGTVDNTSKNDYNLMNNNIHITNIREMSNININNIKNIRPDYYGKGYSTAENGNNNTCIKNHKYNNYNSNSNDTSINFIHTNDRGKTHMNFSDTYNKINFQNFHQNNISSNVETNVEDNKNSFSKSSFNDMNSIKENSNSYNKRVYKNLHNCNNNNNSDTMNTQYNINYNKCTIDGKNNIKIESTKYHNNSNTESTNNNVQSRNKYDINNEYCMNKNRLINNSECKNNTINLNDQGNKNNDTSNNNDQISFKNNRSYSVSSMVSSNSSIPSSAYSGQPFNYSQIDRINQKKHKISRIIGSNDNNVNKRNSSVSHNINNNSNDLTYNGHENSHFDWNKNEKNNTLSEEQASKNAQTENYNIYRSELNKNISTYTSNDRNATTGFTQNCINTNSSTNTSSETRQNYYESTLNNNRNSGYGGHDDYRRNCKDARYSINYSSVNTNTENKRTSIFSNNNNNSNNNNKGDSENFTDSRRGLNQYSQEIDTKYSRFSNNNAYSENNNNYMRMSTDRQGNSGREEGGDDRYDRRDRYEKRGERSNGNNGQGNEGGDSDGGSGDNNGQGNREGDSDGDSDEDTNRKNNKNRRKESSMDDEVEKKNNNSLNLDMLNPEERKREAEKYKVLGNQSYKLGYFESAIDYYTKAIQYDNTNHVYFTNRALCYKKQKLWKLANIDARQALNLEEESVKAHFILGLTLLHLNSLEEGLKKLTKAKTLSSYLKDSNESEINRYILQAKKLIYLRDEQTKQLKYAELQSFFIEKINLLNQMGYITNEEKFLRTEQTEDLFKEILGTFQKKQIPDYLCCKISMCLMNEPVITPSGMTYDKIFLYEHVKHNGSFDPVSREQFSIREVIPNYAIKEATDNFLKTNPWAFEE from the coding sequence ATGGATAATAATAGggaagtgaaaaaaaaaagttttttGAAAAACTggaatattaattatttgtCGAATAATTTCAACAAGTTTATTAAAAGTAACAGCAATAATAAAAACGAAAATAATAGCGCCATTAAAACTGGCATTAGTAGTGGTACTGTCGATAATACTAGCAAGAATGACTATAATTTAATGAATAATAACATACACATAACTAACATTAGAGAAATGAGtaatataaacataaataatataaaaaatattcgcCCTGATTATTATGGGAAAGGATATTCTACTGCTGAAAATGGGAATAACAATACATGCATTAAaaatcataaatataataactaCAACAGCAATAGTAATGATACttctataaattttattcataCTAATGATAGGGGGAAAACACATATGAATTTTTCTGACACAtacaataaaattaattttcaaaattttcatcaaaataatatatcatcTAATGTGGAAACTAATGTAGAAGATAATAAAAACTCATTTAGCAAAAGTAGCTTTAACGATATGAATTCCATAAAGGAGAATAGCAACAGCTATAATAAacgtgtatataaaaatttgcataattgtaataataataataattccgATACAATGAATacacaatataatataaactaTAATAAATGCACAATTGAtggtaaaaataatattaaaattgaaAGCACAaaatatcataataattcaaatacTGAAAGTACTAATAACAATGTTCAATctagaaataaatatgatataaaCAATGAATATTGTATGAATAAAAATCGACTTATTAATAATAGCGAAtgcaaaaataatacaataaatttAAACGATCAAggaaacaaaaataatgatactTCTAATAACAATGACCaaatatcatttaaaaataatcgATCCTATTCTGTTTCTTCTATGGTATCTTCCAATTCTTCAATTCCTTCATCTGCTTATTCTGGTCAACCATTTAATTATTCTCAAATCGATAGAATTAATCAGAAGAAGCATAAAATATCGAGAATTATTGGCTCAAATGATAATAACGTTAATAAAAGGAATAGCAGCGTATcccataatataaataataatagcaacGATCTTACTTATAATGGCCATGAAAATTCACATTTTGATTGGaataaaaacgaaaaaaataatactctCTCAGAAGAACAAGCTAGTAAAAATGCACAAACAGAAAACTATAATATTTATCGATcagaattaaacaaaaatatatcaacttATACATCTAATGACCGGAATGCCACAACTGGTTTTACTCAGAATTGTATAAATACTAATTCGAGTACAAATACAAGCTCTGAAACACgacaaaattattatgaatCCACCCTAAATAATAACCGTAATAGTGGCTATGGAGGTCATGATGACTATAGAAGGAATTGCAAGGATGCTCGATACAGCATAAACTACAGTTCTGTAAATACTAATACAGAAAATAAAAGGACTTCCATTTttagcaataataataataatagtaataacaataataaaggTGATAGTGAAAATTTTACCGATTCCCGAAGAGGCTTAAACCAATATTCCCAAGAAATCGACACAAAATATTCCCgatttagtaataataatgcatatagtgagaataataataattacatGAGAATGAGCACCGATAGACAGGGAAATAGTGGCCGAGAGGAAGGGGGGGATGACAGATATGATAGACGTGATAGATACGAGAAACGTGGAGAGAGGAGCAATGGAAATAATGGACAAGGAAATGAAGGAGGGGATAGCGATGGTGGAAGTGGTGATAATAATGGACAAGGGAATAGAGAAGGAGATAGCGATGGAGACAGTGATGAGGATACCAACCGAAAGAACAATAAAAATCGTCGCAAGGAAAGTAGCATGGATGATGaagtggaaaaaaaaaataataattcactAAATTTAGATATGTTGAACCCCGAAGAAAGAAAAAGAGAAGccgaaaaatataaagtatTAGGGAACCAAAGTTATAAATTAGGTTATTTTGAATCCGCAATAGACTATTATACAAAAGCTATACAATATGATAATACAAATCATGTTTATTTTACTAATCGAGCattatgttataaaaaacaaaaattatggAAATTAGCAAATATAGATGCAAGGCAAGCATTAAATTTAGAAGAAGAATCCGTAAAGGCTCATTTTATACTTGGATTGACTTTATTACATCTAAATAGTTTAGAAGAaggattaaaaaaattaacaaaagcAAAAACATTATCTAGCTACTTAAAAGATTCTAACGAAAGTGAAATCAATAGATATATTTTACAggcaaaaaaattaatatatctGCGTGATGAACAAACTAAACAATTAAAATATGCAGAATTacaatcattttttattgaaaaaattaatttattaaaccAAATGGGGTACATAACtaatgaagaaaaatttTTAAGAACAGAACAAACAGAAGATTTATTTAAAGAAATATTAGGAACCTTCCAAAAAAAACAGATCCCAGATTATTTATGTTGTAAAATATCTATGTGCTTAATGAATGAACCTGTTATTACTCCGAGTGGTATGacatatgataaaatttttttgtaCGAACATGTAAAACACAATGGCTCATTTGATCCAGTAAGTAGAGAGCAGTTTTCTATTCGAGAGGTTATACCTAATTATGCCATTAAAGAGGCAACtgataattttttgaagACAAACCCTTGGGCCTTTGAAGAATAA
- a CDS encoding mediator of RNA polymerase II transcription subunit 10, putative — protein MKGNKGRIKLKINLGNENSNTESSLVKNKSSVYSDSNQSKENFKGDDNNSNASDKKLKDKNLEKKIVSIISKLTKIACICENKKNTNLNNIENNNEQIKVCKKLIKQMYKYEKCLININNYINDKNNNLDEVTFPSGLIKAVDNYMSPDVWIYKYLLVECKKYNDKYRNIIQNISTFNATLKHKILNEDSNQIVMPIYSPVSEDKLSFLDDSHKNYYKNVHIPKELAQNYIESMTKEKDPHEGEISNEQEEYRVTNE, from the coding sequence atGAAGGGAAACAAAGGaagaataaaattaaaaataaatctgGGAAATGAAAATAGTAATACTGAAAGTAGTTTAGTAAAAAATAAGAGTTCAGTTTACAGTGATTCAAATCAAAGTAAAGAAAACTTTAAAggtgatgataataatagtaacGCATCTGACAAAAAACTTAAAGAcaaaaatttagaaaaaaagaTAGTTTCAATTATATCTAAGTTAACCAAAATAGCATGTAtatgtgaaaataaaaaaaatacaaatttgaacaatattgaaaataataatgagcAAATAAAAgtttgtaaaaaattaataaaacaaatgtacaaatatgaaaaatgtttaattaatataaataattatataaatgacaaaaataataatcttGATGAAGTTACATTTCCCAGTGGCCTAATAAAAGCAGTTGATAATTACATGAGTCCCGATGTatggatatataaatatttattagttgAATGTAAGAAATATAACGACAAATACagaaatataatacaaaatatttCCACATTTAACGCAACGTTGAAACATAAAATTCTTAACGAAGATTCTAACCAAATCGTTATGCCTATTTATTCCCCTGTTTCCGAAGATAAATTGTCATTTTTAGATGATtcacataaaaattattataaaaacgTACACATACCTAAAGAGCTTGCTCAAAATTATATCGAATCAATGACTAAAGAAAAGGATCCCCATGAGGGTGAAATATCAAATGAGCAAGAAGAATATCGGGTAACGAATGAATAG
- a CDS encoding ribosomal protein S8e, putative translates to MPQNDYIELHRKRYGYRFDYFEKTRKKEARKVHKESLKAKKLRGIKAKIYNKKKYTEKVNLKKTIKSHELKDAKSSRKIHDENGLPAYLLERNQTQRTKVLTNLLKQKRKSKAGKWELPVPKIQALNEGEMLRVVKSGKRRRKTWKRLIDKISFVGNDFTRKNPKFERYIRPSSLRFKKANVYHSELKTTLSLDILSVKVNPQSNLYTNLGIITKGTIIEVNVSDLGLVTQSGKVIWAKFAQVTNNPELDGCINATLLV, encoded by the coding sequence ATGCCGCAGAACGATTATATCGAGCTTCACAGGAAAAGATATGGATATCGATTTGATTATTTTGAGAAAACAAGAAAAAAGGAAGCAAGAAAAGTTCATAAAGAATCATTAAAAGCTAAAAAACTAAGAGGAATAAAAGcaaaaatatacaataagAAGAAATATACCGAAAAGGTAAATCTTAAGAAAACAATAAAATCACATGAACTTAAGGATGCAAAAAGTTCTCGTAAAATACATGACGAAAATGGATTGCCTGCATATTTATTAGAAAGAAATCAAACACAACGAACTAAAgttttaacaaatttacttaaacaaaaaagaaagaGTAAAGCGGGAAAATGGGAACTTCCTGTGCCTAAAATCCAAGCATTAAACGAAGGTGAAATGCTAAGAGTTGTAAAATCAGGtaaaagaagaagaaaaacATGGAAAAGATTAATAGATAAAATATCATTTGTTGGCAATGATTTTACAAGAAAAAACCCAAAATTCGAAAGATATATTAGACCTAGTAGTTTAAGATTTAAAAAAGCAAATGTATATCACAGTGAATTAAAAACAACACTTTCTTTAGATATATTAAGTGTTAAGGTTAATCCTCaatcaaatttatatacaaatttaggAATTATAACAAAGGGAACAATAATAGAAGTTAATGTAAGTGATTTGGGTCTTGTTACTCAATCAGGGAAAGTTATATGGGCAAAATTTGCGCAAGTAACAAATAATCCAGAGCTTGATGGATGTATTAACGCTACATTACttgtttaa